The window CAAGACGACCTTGAAGTTACCAAATTCTTGCCAGGGAAAAGTCCTACCCTACAAAGATGGGGCCTGGGGGGGTCTGTTTTCACCCCTTTATTTCTTCACTCTTATGCAGCACATCTCACTGTTCCCTGCAAAAGCTCAGCTTGCTCCTGCTACCACCACTGAGCTGCAGTGGAGGGAGCCTCCTTGGCAGTTTTAGATGCTCAGAACCTCATGGCAAATTGTTTTGcacaaaaaggaacattttgggAGATGTCCAGGCCTGCTGAAAAGCCCCAGGACCCCTCTTGTCTCTGCATCCTCCAGAGGTCTGAGGTGTGGCCCTGGGGCAATGGGAGCTGGCACTCAGCCTTTGGCAGTCAGAGTACTTCAACTCCTTGTGGAAACCCTtcttccccctctgctctggggaagGCAGCACCCAGGAAATGTCTATTTGCAGGACCTTTCCCATTGCAGATATAAGGCTTGTATATTACTCATATATAcactacatatatatatataagggTGCCCTGGTGTGAGTGCCATTGGCAATGCAGGGCTGGCGGGCACAGAGTGGGACAGGGCTCAGTggggcaggcactgctgtgcagcccagcacagcGCCCGCACAGCCTCCTCCTCAGAGGTGACTCCTTCACCTCTTCACCAGCACTTCTTCAGGCTCATTGCTATAGAGACCGAGTGCTGCACACACATCCCTAATTCACCATCAGAGctgcctgccagctctgctgatATAATTATCCCAGCCATAGATGGGGACAGAGCGAAGAGATCAAGATCAAGAGCTGCCGCTAATGCAGAGCACTGGGTTTGAAAAGCCACAGCCAGGCGCAGCTTTTACAGCATTAGCTTTCATTTGTTCTTCTGAAATTAATTACAGAGATTTGTAACTACCAGAGGCTGTGTCGGGGTCCACATGGGCACAGGGCCAGGACTGTGAATGTCCCCACTGCCCTGTTCCTCTGCCTGACCTGGCTCTGTTCTTCCCCTTCCACAGGGCCAAGGAGATCAAGACAAAACTGGGCACACTGCTCCAGAAGCCGGACTCGACCATTGACTTCATTATCCCATACCCTGAGAAGCCAGAGAAGCCACCCAAGGCCCAGAAGTAAGTACTGTGCtggggtgggctgtgctggcacctgtGGTGTGGATACAGACCCTTTTGGGATGCAGAGGAGCTAAAGCCCTGCTGTGGGAGGGCACAACAGGCTCTAGGTGGCAGGCAGCTCACAGCAAGCTCCTCATGGCCCGCCCGGCTCAGGAAGTTATCAGGGCAGCATAAGACATAACAGGCAATAAAGCTCAATGGAAACTAGATTTCCCATGGaaacttaatttattttttatgagaTTTCATGTTATTGGATAAAGGTTTTCTCAGAGGCACATGGCACTTGGACTTCTCTGAGTCACCTGCCTCAGCCCAGAGGTGCCAGCCTTCACAGCCATCTGGCTTTGGGATGAAAGTGTGTCCCTGAGCTGGGTGTATGGTGTGATGCCTGGCTCTGGCCAGCTTCGGGGTGATGGCACCTCCTCACCTTATTGCCTTTGGTCTGAGCcactgctctccagcactgagctggTATATAATATTGGCTCTGTTTTATCAACATTACTTGAAGCACATGAAACATTAGTTATTTTGCCTGCTAATCCAGGCCATGGTGGGGTGATACACAGGGGGACGCTTGCCAGCATGGTGCCTGCTCACCTCAGTGATGCCTGGCAAGACCTGCCTtggtcagggcagggcagacaGAGCCCCAGTGGATGGTGCAGTTTGCACTCTGTGTCTGCCATGCCCCAGATGCCTGTGTGACAGAACACAATTGTCCCCATTAGCTGACCCCACAGAAACCCAGAGAACATCCTCACTCCCCACCGCCTGGAGGACTTATTTTCTCCTGCACTGCAATGCTGTGCAGCCTCATCATCACTCAGCTGTCAGCATCTCACTTGCTGTTAATATCGTCCCTGGGACATTCAGATAATGGGAAAGTGAATTTAGTAGTTTCCAGGAAATCTGGATTGTGTTGGGTTGCTGCAGTGATGCTTTTCCTCACGGGGGTAAGAAGTCACCTGATAGGAACACGGGGCCTGGCACTCACCCTGAGCAAGCCTTGCTTTCCCGCTGTTCCCCTCTCCTTGGTGGAGCCATATGGGCAGCATGGCTGGCAAGGAGCACCTGGGCACCAGCACCTGTACTTCTTTCAGACCTACCGCTGAAGCACCAGACTTTCCTGCCCATGCTCCCTGGGATGCTCTGCTCACCCACAGAGCTTCAGCCTGACAAGTGGCCCCTGTGGCAGCAAAACAAGTTCCATAGGATCTTCCCTTGCCTTCCAGCCAACACTGGGCATTGCCCTGGTGGGACATGGGGCAGGAGCCGTGAGCCCAGGGCAACTTGGCCAAACTCCCTGGGGcttaaataaaacaagaaaaaaatgctcaAAACCCTTTAGTCACATTGCAAGCATTgcactgaaaaatatatttaaaaaaaaaagtaaaaaccacacagctggaaaacactGGAGGTTTCCACTGGGAAGGCTGCCGAGGccattgtcctgctctgcctaGGGGCGTGGGAACGGGGCAGGAAGGCTGTGGGAGTGGAGGATGCTGACCCCAgacccagcagcacaggcctGGAATTACCAaacccctgtgccccctgacAGCAGGGAGCATCCTTCCTCACCCCAGGAGGAAAGTATAGAGATggatctcagctgcctgcagagctcctgctccaCCCTCTCATGCACAGGCAGTGAGGTGAGGAGGAGacctgtggctgcagaggggaCTTACTTTGCAGGTCATCCATATCTCTGCTCTAACATGGGGGATTCACCTGCCCAGCCCCATTCTTACCTTCCCAGCACTTGGCTCTCCCCAGGAGCAGGACACTTGTGCTGTGACGCAGCAGCATCCCCATTCTATCCGCAGATCATCACCTTCACTCTGCAGCTTGTTACTCCATTTGTccccatttttaaaagaactgtTTAAAAACCTGGAGCCTAAACTGAGCCTGTAGGGTAAGCATGGACCACCTGGGCTTTCTTTACTCTCTTCAGGCCATCACCAGAGGAGGCTCTGCAGTGGCGTGATTCCTTGGAGAAGCTCCTGCAAAACCCCTGTAAGTTCACATCCCCCTGTGGTCAGTCACCTCCCCTCTTTCCACATCTCCCCTGTTGCTTGGCTCCCTTGGCACCACCAGTGCTCAGCAAGAGCTTGCCCCCCTCCCCCGCCAGATGGGCTTGCCAGCTTCCTCAGCTTCCTGCGCTCTGAGTTCAGTGAGGAGAATGCTGAGTTTTGGGTGGCTTGTGAGGACTACAAGAAAACTAAGTCCCCTGTGAAGATGGCAGAGAAGGCCAAGAAGATCTATGAGGAGTTCATCCAGACAGAGGCACCCAAAGAGGTCAGTGTCCATAGGGCAGCAGATGGTATTGGGAGGTGTAAGGCTGCTGCATAGTTGGCCTGTATCCCAAAGGGATGGCTGTAGGGCACCTTATACTCTGGCTGAAGAGCTCAGAGGTCTGTACTCTTGGCAAGGGCCAGCCCCATCCCCATGTGCTGCATTCCCACTCTTCACAGCCCTGTTGCCCCTGTTTGCATGCTCAGCATCTGCTGGGCTATTTCCTGCTGTAGGCACCTCCAACACATGCCTGTTCCCCTCTTTCCCACAGAGGGTTGACAGTAATTATAAGGGATAATAATGTACAGAAATCCTTCTCCACAAATTAGCTTTGCAGCAGGACAGACTTCATCCTTACAGCTTTGTCACTAGTTAATTCTTCCAGAGAAGTGAACCTGCTTCAgtccctccccacacccttTGTGTGGTTGTTGGGGGAAAGAGGAGGCAAGGGGAAATGCCATCACCCACCCCTCCAAAGACATGGTCCCCATCCCTCTTACACTCCCATCACAGGTGAACATCGACCACTTCACCAAGGCTGTGACCATGAAGAACCTGGTGGAGCCGTCATCAACCAGCTTTGACATGGCCCAGAAGAGGATCTTTGCCTTGATGGAAAAAGACTCCCTGCCCAGATTTGTGCGGTCGGGGTTTTATCAGGAGTTAATCAAGTAGCAatgtggcagggctgtgcaAGGCGTCCCCTCTGCTTCTGTCTAAACACGCGCCCCTTCTCCTacagctgctttgctttcttcatACCACCGTAGAAGAGTACCCAGGGGTGTTGCTGAACATCTTTCCCTATGCTTTGGATTGTCAGATGTCCTGGTGTTTCCTCTCTTGCCGTCTCTTTCCTCTCCCACAAAAGACCAATTTGCAGAAATTCCCTGGAGTGGGGACCCAGAAGGGTGTCAGAGCAGCCTCAGCTTCACAGTGACTGGAAGCCACTTGGGCAGCTGGCACTGGTGCTGTGGAGCTTGGCATTAGCTGGAGGCTCTGAGGTACCAACTCTGCCTTCATAGGACTCCTTAGGACGTGACAATTTTTCTCACAGTTTTGCCCATATCTCTGTTTTGGCCCAGACTTGCTCCCTCCTCCCATCTTGCCAGGGTGCTGCTGAGACTGTGCAGGTACCCTATAGGTTCTTTCCTCCCTGGCCAAGGCACAGGGTGAGACATGTCCACTGCCTGATGGGCATCATCTTGTCTTCAGAAAGCAGCCGACCAGcaggcacagtgacagctgTACAGGGATGGGGGCATGGCAAGGACAGTGTGACAGCTGtacagcagggatggcaggatggcagggattgcagaacCTGGAGTCACATGGCCATGTGCTGCAGGGTGCACTTGGCTGGCACCAGGGGCAAGAAGAGCGAACCTGCAGCAcctctctcccagcagctctgcttggaGTCTGCTGTGAGACAGCTTGTTTGCTTCACACTCAGGACAGTAAAGAGGCTAAACCAAGACCCGTTTGTCCAAAACACCAGGACAGTTTAGCAACCCAGAACTCCTGCTCTCTCCAACCTTTGCATGACTTCCTGAGCTCCCAGtccacagcctgtgccatgTCTCAGTGCCGGTATGCAGCCCTCTCAGGGCTGCCATCTGCagtgtgctgggatggcagcTCTGGGGATTGCTGCAGGGATTTCTTGCTCCAGTTGCTTCTCTCTGCAGTAGGCACGCCAAAGTGATACTTCTGCACAAACCCAACCGAGGGGCATCGatcagaggagggaggaaagccatcttggagggaaaaaaagctgcCATTGCAGCTGTTGAGATCGAATTTGAAAAAtccaacccccaaaaaaccaaatccaaactCAAAACCATCAttggaaatatgaaaaataaaccccTGGATTCTTGAACAGATGCAAATTGCTGAGTTTGTGTAGCCTGCATCTCTCTCTCCTGTCTCCTCCCATCTGCCAAGGACATGTGTTTTCATAGGCTGTTTCTAAAAAGATCAGCTCTTTTCTATTGATTCAAAGCTGAAAGAATAAATCATACCTGAGGATGGGGCAAGGGCATACATGAAAAGCAGCTGAGATCTCATTTCAGCCTGAAGGCAAATGCATTGAACCCCTGCTCAGTGAAGCTTCTGTTTCATCCCCTGATAGTTTCCTGGTGCAGCATCCACAGGGTGATGGCTTGCAAGGAGCCACTTCAGCCAGCAACCTGACACATAACCCAGCAAAATAATCCATGTTCGTGCTGCCTCCATGGTCGGACCAGCCCCTTTGCTCAGGCTGCTCAGCCTCACTGCAAGTCATGGGACTCCTTGCAAAATGCAGTAACATAAACAACGAGTTTGCCAGCCTCTTTAAGACTTTCAAAATCTGATCAAAACCCCACCAGCCCCAAATATTTACACGTTGTCACTATGGTGATGAAAAAATACATCCCGAGTTGCAGGAAGTAAGCTATGTTTTCCAGGCAGTAGTGGGgaggcagggaaagggtggAGGCAGCCAcaaatttgactttttttaaaaaaaacactggAGCAAAAGGTCTGGGAAAgttggtgctggagcagctggggtGAATGCAGGGGGTGGCTTGGGTGGCCCCAAAGAGCCCACAGTAGCCCATGAGCAGCAGTAGGATGCCATCAAAAGGGTGCAGGatctcccagcagtgcccactaCTCCAAGCTGGAGAggccaggagcagggctgggcccaGGATGGGGGGCTTGGCCAGCCCCTCTGCTGCAGAGTGCTCCCCCCACCTCTGTCTGCACATGCTCCCTGCACTCTCCCAACATCTCCATGAACTGGTGTCAATACAAGCAGGTTTAGCACGTTCAAGCTCCTTATTTACAGCGTGACTCAgaaatgcaaaactgaaaagGCTTCCCTGCAGAAAGACCTAGATCTTTCACTTCTACTTAATCCTTTGGCAGCTGTTTCCAGATTCCCTCACATGTTTCACAGTTAAATGCCACCACCAACGCTGTAAGGGCAGGATGCTGCTGGAGGCTATCTGGCTATGCACCACCAAACCCTGAGACATCAGTAGCTGCAACAGTGATGCATggggcagggagaaggtgtCTAGGTATGTATGTGCTGAAAAGAAAGGTGGAGGCTGGACTCAGGAGAGACGAAACAGCTCTAGTGGTAATGCCTCCCTGGCTCAATTTCTGCTAAAATGCTGGAAGTCTACTTGGGGGCTGCCAGTGGTTTACTGGGTGGCCATAAAATGTAGCCCCTGAAGCATTTTGGAGCTCTTGGGAAGTTGTATTTGTGTAGAAGGGTCACTTGGCTAATTATTTGGGTAGGCTCTCCCAGAAAGGTGGCAATGCCTGTACTCAGCCCATGGTCCAGCTTTCCACAGGCCCAGAGGTATTTACAGTTGGGCTGATACCAACCATCATATTTCTAGTAGGAAATACTTCAtatattttatcatttttgCTCTCTTGAAATATGCCATATATACCACTATATTCGCAATATGTACATCTGTATTCCTGTAGTCATATATCagtatacacatacatacatacttgCAGTGTGGGCATCTGGATCCCCCATGAGTCAGAGAGTCAAAAAGCACAGTTTCTGGATATTATGCTTGGAATCCATCACAGAGATGAGAGTGTGTGGGTTTAGTGTGGTCTGAGATGCTCTTGAAGAAAAAACCTTGGCCTTCAACCTGGGCGAACATGAAGATTTATCCTCCAAAACATTCTCTGGAATCaacctgtgcccacagccccagtgcaTCCTGGTGCCTGAGCTGGTGCAGGAGGCAGGTCTCGTGCTCTCTAAAGGACTCCAACCCCTGCCGTGAGGCAAGGCAACCCCACGCTGCAGCCATGGTCCCCAGGCACCAGACACTGCCTCCACACCTCCCAGGCACCCACTCTCTGCCACTGGGGTATGTGGAAAAGGACTCTCTGCAGCTGTATCCGTAGGATTAGCACTGAAATGgtttgctgtgtgttttatgGTGACTTCAGCGATTAGGACCCTCACATGGTGTGAACAGGCAGCTCTTGCCCTGGGTGCTGAGGCAGggctctgccagtgctgcccagtCTCGGCCTTGGGGACTGCTGAAGACAGCAAGGCAGTAGCAGCCATGGGGCTGAGGGTGTCCCTGGGCTCATCtaggctcccccagcccctggtcACTCCCTGGAGGGTGCTGCATGCTGTGGCCATGGTCAGGAAGCGGGAACAGCTGCTCACACCCATGAAGAGGCTTTAGATCTGAAGTTCTCTGTGTGATTTCAACTAGAGATCTTCATGTGGGGAAGATGTGAGGTGCTGGTGTGCATAGGAACTGGTTGTGTTAACTCATATTTTTGTACTGCTCAGTAATCCACACATAAACATGTATTTCTGCTACTGTCTCAATGGActcttcattttttctctctgcactgAGGGTGCAGTGTTTCCTTAGCCTCTACAGGGCACTCTCAAAGCTTGTGCCCAAAAGTCCTGGCAAGACTAAAGGCCTCTGGGAACTTCTGCTGCAATGATGTGGCAGTTTCTCAGTAAACTGAAAGGGTTATAAAATTATCACCCCAGGAGGCTGATCCAGCAGAAACTGCCCAGGGCCAGTGCAGCACAGAcactcccagccccactgcctgGATGCTGCCTCAGGCTTTGGCTCGCAGGGTCAGCTCACACTCCAGTAGTAGCACCTGTGAAGCCACAGGAGCTGAGCAAGGGCCAGCTGTGCTCCCCCCACTCACAGTGTTTGTGCCCAGGGGCATATTCAGCTCTGAgctaaaatgtgttttcctcagCAGCCCTGTTGGGAACACATCTGCAGCAAGGAGGTGCTCCTTGATGTTCCCCACTCCAAAGCTGTTAAGGAGTGCCTCATGCTCACCCTGGACCCTTGGAAGGGATGGGTGgtcccagtgctgagctggtGGTCAGACACAGCATGGATCCCTAAAAGCTCCACATCCCCCAGGCTCATGGTGCCAAGGGTATCTGAAGGATATAGtggctgtttcatttttctgtgaCTTAAAACAAACTCTGAGTAAACCCACATGTAAAATGACTCTTTAGAAGCCAGTGGATTGGATCTTCATGCATTTTCTTTGGTTCACCAATGGCATTTTAGAAGGGACTAAcgcaaacatttttatttagaatGTATTCATCATTATTTAAATATCAATACAGTTTTTGCAATAGTTATCAAGAGTTCCCAGTACCAGGGTAAAATAAAACATAGCCACATGCTTGGCTATGTTCAGCACTTTAGCAAGCCTCTCCATCTCTTAGCTGAACATGCAGGGCAATATGTATTAATACATcgaataaataaagcaaatgttaaaaaagaagtttctcCATGGGCCTGGAGAACCacagcctcctcctgccatgccAAAACTCCGGTGTGAGAACTGCTGTCTGGACTGGGAAGCAGAGTGCAGAATACAGAGTTGCCAGAGCATCAGTGCTTAATTAAGGAGAGACAAGGGCTGGGGGGAGAGTGAGATACCTGGTGCTGCAGCCCAAGGCAGCAACTCCTGCAGCTTCTTCTTGTGCTTCCAACTGCAGGTCAGTGCCACTCCCAAAGCCCGCAGCAAAGGCCATGTCTAACTACAGCGATTAAAAAGTAGGCTGCCttctggcagagcccaggaGCAGTAGTGAGATAGACACAATCCTCCTATCTTCAGGAAAAGCGAGCCATGCTACTGCTGAAATGCAGACTCACATAAATATCactgtaaaaaaccccaacattttcAAGTACTCCCAAGCAGGGCCTTTCCTCCCCAGCTATTGTAGCTCTTTTCTGTCACAAACTGCTCCATACAGGCCAGGACACACAAACCTGAATCCAAATGGCACTCCCAGAGTCAGTCTGTCAAGGCTAGGAGAGAAGGAACGTGTTTCTGTTCTGCTCAGCTAACGTATTTAACCTGGGAGCATGAAGGTCATAATTaataatatatgaaaaaatGAACCTCCCCCAAAATAATAGCTCTGTATAGCCTTAGTAAAAGTCCTTGGCCCGCATAAACATGATGCtacagagggagcagcagccagagggaaGAACTTCCCCGTGATGGTGGCTGTCATGATTGAGGGAGGCTGGCTGAGAACTTTTGGTCTCCCTTTGAGAAAGAGCAGGAGTTTGACCTATGCCTGATTACTGCAATGCAGCCCAGCCTGAGCTCTGAGCAAATACTCCTGACAGCCTAGACATTTGGGAGCTATATGAAGAGCTAAGGACCAGAGCAAGTCCTTTCCACCTAAGCTTTTGCACACAACAAAGGGGAGATCGCAGTCCCCAGTGCTTCCCCTGGcttccctctgtcctgctccTTGCTGGGTGTCACAGGGTGACACCACAAGGCTGGTTcctcagcaggcagtgctggggctgagcatGAGCTCCCCAGCACCTTCCTGAGCTTGCAGGGCTCGCCAGACCTGCAGTGACTGCACCCAGCCTTCCTGTCAGACACAGACCCCAGCACTCCTACACCAGTAGAGTCAGAGGAGGGTTTGCTACACAAACTGAGCCTGGATTGGGTTACAAATGCTGGCTGTTGCATGACATGGGATACAACTGGGACATTAGACAGCTATTGGAGACAGCTCTGTTGCTTCATGCCAATGAATGCTTTTGCTGCCATATATTCTTGCGAGAGCCCGGCCCGCACCTGCCTTGCTGCAGGTTCAGGCACACTGAGAGATGATGTTAGAGTTGCAGTCTAAGGTGTGAGTGTGGTTTCTTTTGCAGTTTTCGGGcccacagccagccccaggTGGGCTGACCAAGTCCAGGTAGTATGGGGACTTGAGAAAACGGCGGTAAGAATCCTTTTCCATGAGGgtg of the Pithys albifrons albifrons isolate INPA30051 chromosome 10, PitAlb_v1, whole genome shotgun sequence genome contains:
- the LOC139676391 gene encoding regulator of G-protein signaling 5-like yields the protein MCKGLAALPHTCLERAKEIKTKLGTLLQKPDSTIDFIIPYPEKPEKPPKAQKPSPEEALQWRDSLEKLLQNPYGLASFLSFLRSEFSEENAEFWVACEDYKKTKSPVKMAEKAKKIYEEFIQTEAPKEVNIDHFTKAVTMKNLVEPSSTSFDMAQKRIFALMEKDSLPRFVRSGFYQELIK